In Vagococcus hydrophili, one DNA window encodes the following:
- the hxlB gene encoding 6-phospho-3-hexuloisomerase → MDAIKLVMEEINTVMNLVDEKELDAALPFLTKEKRIFITGAGRSGFQAKGFAMRLMHIGYTDYVLGETITPSIKEGDTWVAISGSGTTKGILMETEVAKAKGLNIIVLTSDKESKLAQLADHTIIVPGATKTGAGVKSQQLLSSLFDQTVHITLDALTLKLAERDNTSNQEALAGHVNVE, encoded by the coding sequence ATGGACGCAATTAAATTAGTCATGGAAGAAATAAATACAGTAATGAATTTGGTAGATGAGAAAGAATTGGATGCAGCTCTACCATTTCTTACAAAGGAAAAGCGAATTTTTATTACAGGGGCAGGTCGAAGTGGTTTTCAAGCTAAAGGATTTGCTATGCGTTTAATGCATATTGGTTACACTGATTATGTGTTAGGTGAAACAATTACGCCTTCGATTAAAGAAGGAGACACTTGGGTGGCAATTTCAGGGTCAGGAACAACTAAAGGAATTTTAATGGAGACGGAAGTGGCTAAAGCTAAAGGATTAAACATCATCGTGTTAACGAGTGATAAAGAATCAAAATTAGCTCAATTAGCGGATCATACAATCATTGTCCCAGGTGCTACCAAAACAGGAGCAGGCGTTAAATCACAACAATTGCTTTCATCTTTGTTTGATCAAACAGTCCACATTACATTAGATGCTCTAACCTTAAAGCTAGCTGAAAGAGATAATACCTCTAATCAAGAAGCTTTAGCAGGTCATGTTAATGTTGAGTAA
- a CDS encoding bifunctional 2-keto-4-hydroxyglutarate aldolase/2-keto-3-deoxy-6-phosphogluconate aldolase, with amino-acid sequence MKRVEILLKLKQAGIVAVVRRRTQQEGLAIAENLIHQGIKAIEMTLTTPNALEIMKELQATYSKDEKVIIGAGTVIDQSMAAIAINSGAEFIVSPVFDLDVCKLCHLYQTPYIPGCMTVTEMKLALSSGVDVVKLFPSNHYKPEIISSIKSPLPQINIMPSGGVNLDNMTDWLEAGALMISAGGELTKSVESVKSLTNEYLTILQNHRNKRKKNWQI; translated from the coding sequence ATGAAACGAGTGGAAATATTACTAAAACTTAAGCAGGCTGGTATTGTTGCAGTTGTTAGAAGGCGTACGCAACAAGAAGGTTTAGCAATAGCTGAAAATTTGATTCATCAAGGAATAAAAGCAATTGAAATGACGTTAACAACGCCAAATGCCTTAGAGATAATGAAGGAATTACAAGCAACATACAGTAAAGATGAAAAAGTGATTATCGGCGCTGGAACGGTAATTGATCAAAGTATGGCAGCTATCGCAATAAATTCAGGTGCAGAATTTATTGTGAGTCCAGTCTTTGATTTAGATGTTTGCAAGCTCTGTCATTTGTACCAAACACCTTATATCCCAGGTTGTATGACTGTAACAGAGATGAAACTAGCACTAAGTTCTGGCGTTGATGTAGTGAAATTATTTCCAAGTAATCACTATAAACCAGAAATTATTTCATCGATTAAATCCCCATTACCTCAAATAAATATCATGCCTAGTGGCGGTGTTAATTTAGACAATATGACTGACTGGCTAGAAGCAGGAGCCTTGATGATTAGTGCAGGTGGCGAGTTGACTAAATCAGTAGAGAGTGTAAAATCTCTAACTAATGAGTATTTAACTATCTTACAAAATCATCGGAATAAACGAAAGAAGAATTGGCAGATATAA
- a CDS encoding acyl-CoA dehydrogenase family protein: protein MNQYYIKAKEFSDQHIAPFAQKIDVEGMFPRDIMDLIAENGFLKLIIPKDMGGEGAGIDAQAYVSQAFGEGSATVGLCYTMHNVALKFVLTFGNPELIEFITTEVVQHNKMLSLARSEFGTGVHVFKSESSVQNFEDYSIINGTKSMITSANYADYYLISVPNDDQNRAVNWLVPYETEGLSFKENDWNGLGMRGNISCPMVMENMKLDNQFAVYIDREKAKQKYPVNIDVIYFMTGLAGVYSGMTQTILEATIDHALSRNYPDKSLANIETVQIHLANIYASMLSAKSSLDNAVDALTNEEEDGLIKIMTARIIASENAIEAARLAMRVGGGHAYNKQGPIEMLLRDSFASQVMFPSIDVLKTWVGRGISDQPIL from the coding sequence ATGAATCAATACTATATCAAAGCAAAAGAGTTTTCTGATCAGCACATCGCCCCTTTCGCTCAAAAAATTGATGTAGAAGGAATGTTTCCAAGAGATATTATGGATTTAATCGCTGAAAACGGCTTTTTAAAATTAATTATCCCTAAAGACATGGGTGGTGAAGGTGCTGGAATCGACGCGCAAGCCTATGTTAGCCAGGCATTCGGCGAAGGCTCTGCGACTGTTGGTTTGTGTTACACCATGCATAATGTGGCACTTAAATTTGTATTAACTTTTGGTAATCCTGAATTAATAGAATTTATCACCACAGAAGTCGTTCAACATAATAAAATGCTTTCTCTTGCGAGAAGTGAATTTGGTACTGGGGTTCACGTTTTTAAATCAGAAAGCAGTGTCCAAAATTTTGAGGATTACTCGATTATTAATGGAACTAAAAGCATGATAACTTCTGCCAACTATGCGGATTATTACTTAATTTCTGTACCTAATGATGACCAAAATCGCGCCGTAAACTGGTTAGTTCCTTATGAAACAGAAGGGTTAAGTTTTAAAGAGAATGACTGGAATGGTTTGGGGATGCGTGGCAATATTTCTTGTCCCATGGTAATGGAAAACATGAAACTTGATAATCAATTTGCTGTGTACATTGACCGTGAAAAAGCCAAGCAAAAATATCCTGTTAACATTGATGTGATTTACTTCATGACTGGATTAGCTGGTGTGTATTCTGGAATGACCCAAACGATTTTAGAAGCTACTATCGATCACGCCTTATCTCGCAACTATCCAGATAAGAGTTTAGCCAATATCGAAACCGTTCAAATCCACTTGGCTAATATTTACGCTAGCATGTTAAGTGCTAAATCTAGTTTAGATAATGCTGTTGACGCGTTAACAAATGAAGAAGAGGATGGGTTGATTAAAATCATGACTGCCCGTATTATCGCCTCAGAAAATGCCATAGAAGCGGCACGTCTGGCTATGCGTGTAGGTGGTGGGCATGCCTATAACAAACAAGGTCCAATTGAAATGTTACTTCGAGATTCTTTTGCTAGCCAAGTCATGTTTCCATCCATTGATGTTCTTAAAACTTGGGTAGGACGAGGGATTAGTGATCAGCCGATATTATAA
- a CDS encoding HelD family protein, producing the protein MTIQALEQERLTKTYEKLLQAQQASEKLLQKELEQGQKDLDVSQDDIRMSNDNWGDRLDSFAVIEMKNREMDQRRFAIEMAEKRLAQINRLLESPYFGKIDVLFDEDEEIEPFYIGINGFTDESHNNLIYDWRSPIAELFYNNELGDSSYEVNGNNIDVSIENRRQLVMERELLKFVFDTAVAIDDEVLLSVLEKDATNAMQDITASIQKEQNLIIRDEKNSLMLVNGVAGSGKTSVIMQRIAYLLYRNRQDINEDDVLILSPNEGFIKYISEVLPSLGEKNPLNLTFRGLLEQLTLTETETEETYFNRITQLDVSEQTKVLRSQAFVQFLKEKGNDILSSSELPVSGINLKDEVLIKAATILDYFKNAPKTVSFLDQVQGVKLHLESLWEEILNKESLESKNQDQLQLLSEQEQRQLFGKLIPDTEEQIMRFTKKMLRKKYRSIPEKIKELEWLDTQKLMEILYESYTGVAYQEGEETVDSEVIYLLTQHLFVEKLYAPRLKFLFIDEVQDYTSAQICFIKELFPKAKMTMVGDEDQGIFNSVIDFTQIEEILESYQGAPKTYNLQKSYRSSGAITQTFNKLRGKRHEDIIPIQPIGEVPSYVSLNDFENLKNLIESKDIKNTRIITKTIEETQQLTAELDEDYLRGRKIKVTPISLAKGLEFDYVLLYDVSSQNYQTDQDKRLLYTAVSRAMKTVMITYQDELVEWLN; encoded by the coding sequence ATGACAATTCAAGCATTAGAACAAGAACGATTAACTAAAACGTATGAAAAATTATTGCAGGCACAACAGGCAAGTGAGAAACTACTTCAAAAAGAATTAGAACAAGGACAAAAAGATCTTGATGTGAGTCAAGATGATATCAGAATGAGTAACGATAACTGGGGAGATCGGCTAGATTCTTTTGCGGTAATTGAGATGAAGAATCGAGAGATGGATCAACGTCGTTTTGCGATTGAAATGGCGGAGAAACGATTAGCTCAAATCAATCGCTTACTAGAATCACCTTATTTTGGAAAGATTGATGTCTTGTTTGATGAGGACGAAGAGATTGAGCCTTTTTACATTGGTATTAATGGATTTACAGATGAAAGCCATAATAATTTAATTTATGATTGGCGTTCACCGATTGCTGAGCTATTTTATAATAATGAACTTGGTGACTCTTCTTATGAAGTGAATGGGAATAACATTGATGTCAGTATTGAAAATAGACGTCAGTTGGTTATGGAAAGAGAACTTCTAAAATTTGTTTTTGATACAGCAGTGGCTATCGATGATGAAGTTCTGTTGTCAGTTTTAGAAAAAGATGCCACAAATGCCATGCAAGATATTACGGCATCCATTCAAAAAGAACAGAACTTAATTATCAGAGATGAAAAAAATTCCTTAATGCTCGTGAATGGTGTGGCGGGAAGTGGTAAAACGTCGGTCATCATGCAGCGAATTGCTTACTTACTTTACCGAAATCGTCAAGATATCAATGAAGATGATGTGTTGATTTTGTCACCTAATGAAGGCTTCATTAAATATATCTCAGAAGTTTTACCATCTTTAGGAGAAAAGAACCCACTGAACTTAACGTTTAGAGGCTTATTAGAACAGTTAACCCTAACGGAAACCGAAACTGAAGAAACGTATTTCAATCGAATTACTCAACTAGATGTCAGTGAACAAACCAAAGTTTTACGTAGTCAGGCATTTGTTCAGTTCTTAAAAGAGAAGGGGAATGATATTTTATCTTCATCAGAACTACCGGTAAGTGGCATTAATCTAAAGGATGAAGTTCTAATTAAAGCCGCAACGATTCTTGATTACTTTAAAAATGCACCTAAAACAGTGTCTTTCTTAGATCAAGTTCAAGGTGTGAAGTTGCACTTAGAAAGTCTTTGGGAAGAAATATTGAACAAAGAATCATTGGAATCAAAAAATCAAGACCAGTTACAATTACTATCGGAACAAGAACAACGCCAATTATTTGGGAAATTAATTCCAGATACGGAAGAGCAAATTATGCGTTTTACCAAAAAAATGCTGCGCAAAAAATATCGTTCAATTCCTGAAAAAATTAAAGAACTAGAATGGTTAGATACGCAAAAATTAATGGAAATTTTGTATGAATCATATACAGGAGTAGCCTATCAAGAAGGCGAAGAAACAGTGGATTCAGAAGTTATCTATTTATTAACGCAACACTTATTTGTTGAGAAATTGTATGCGCCAAGATTAAAATTTTTATTTATTGATGAGGTCCAAGACTATACATCTGCTCAAATCTGCTTTATTAAAGAGTTGTTTCCAAAAGCAAAAATGACCATGGTGGGAGATGAGGACCAAGGAATTTTTAATTCAGTGATTGATTTTACTCAAATTGAAGAAATTCTTGAAAGTTATCAAGGAGCACCTAAAACGTACAACTTACAAAAAAGTTACCGTTCAAGTGGTGCGATTACCCAAACTTTCAATAAACTCAGAGGAAAAAGACACGAGGATATTATTCCGATTCAACCAATAGGAGAAGTTCCAAGCTATGTTTCTCTCAATGACTTTGAAAATCTAAAGAATTTAATTGAGTCAAAAGATATCAAAAATACAAGAATCATCACAAAAACAATTGAAGAAACTCAGCAATTAACCGCTGAGTTAGACGAAGATTACTTAAGAGGTCGCAAGATAAAAGTGACACCTATTAGTTTAGCTAAGGGTCTCGAATTTGATTATGTCCTACTTTATGATGTATCTAGTCAAAATTATCAAACAGATCAGGATAAACGATTGCTTTATACAGCTGTTTCAAGGGCAATGAAGACAGTAATGATTACTTATCAAGATGAATTAGTTGAATGGTTGAATTAA